The following proteins come from a genomic window of Achromobacter sp. AONIH1:
- a CDS encoding LysE family translocator, with protein MPSLQLFLLFLAADAALKLTPGPDMALTLSRGMTQGFRPAFLSVLGNVAAGFVQVPAVVLGLASVLQASPRLFLGVKAAGGLYLAYLGIKAILRCARDVEVSLAARPGDARDAFWQGFVTNLLNPKVLLFMIAFLPQFTSPEQGPVWSQMLVLGVTMKILSLPYGSCFAYGASRIRGWVGRNAWFLRAQQGLLGAIMLGLAAYVLYSTTAP; from the coding sequence ATGCCTTCGCTCCAGTTGTTCCTGTTGTTCCTCGCCGCCGACGCGGCGCTCAAGCTCACGCCCGGGCCCGACATGGCGCTGACCCTGTCCCGTGGCATGACCCAGGGCTTTCGCCCGGCCTTTCTCAGCGTGCTGGGCAACGTGGCGGCCGGTTTCGTTCAAGTACCGGCAGTGGTGTTGGGCCTGGCCTCGGTGCTGCAAGCCTCGCCCCGGCTGTTCCTGGGCGTGAAGGCGGCTGGCGGCCTGTACCTGGCCTACCTGGGCATCAAGGCCATCCTGCGCTGCGCGCGCGACGTCGAGGTCTCGCTCGCGGCCCGGCCCGGCGATGCGCGTGACGCCTTCTGGCAGGGCTTCGTGACCAACCTGCTCAATCCCAAGGTGCTGCTGTTCATGATCGCCTTCCTGCCGCAGTTCACCTCGCCCGAGCAGGGGCCGGTCTGGTCGCAGATGCTGGTGCTGGGCGTCACCATGAAGATCCTGAGCCTGCCCTACGGCAGCTGCTTCGCCTACGGCGCCTCGCGCATCCGCGGCTGGGTGGGGCGCAACGCCTGGTTCCTGCGCGCGCAGCAGGGACTGCTGGGCGCCATCATGCTGGGCCTGGCGGCATATGTGCTTTACTCCACGACCGCGCCCTGA
- a CDS encoding EamA family transporter: MSTATLNTGGDTSSSTLVPVLSLMAAMASLCIGTSFAKSLFPMVGAQGTTAYRIVIGALILLAIWRPWRFPLSRANALKIALYGVTLACLNLMFYMALRTLPLGIAIAIEFTGPLALAVFSSRRAIDFLWIACAAAGLLLLIPTGQSVHDLDPVGLAYALGAAVLWALYIIFGKRAGHIHGGQATSLGLTAAALVALPVGAAHAGTALLDPSLILAGIAVGVLSSALPYSLEMVALKRLPNKTFGVLLSMEPAMGALAGVVVLNEQLSGNQWLAIGGIVIASAGCAATARRRAPPAPAPD; this comes from the coding sequence ATGAGCACCGCTACCCTGAACACCGGAGGCGATACCTCCTCCTCCACGCTGGTTCCCGTCCTGTCGCTGATGGCGGCGATGGCGTCCCTGTGCATCGGCACCTCGTTCGCCAAATCGCTGTTCCCGATGGTGGGCGCGCAGGGCACCACCGCCTATCGCATCGTGATCGGCGCGCTGATCCTGCTGGCCATCTGGCGTCCGTGGCGCTTTCCGCTGAGCCGCGCCAACGCGCTGAAGATCGCGCTGTACGGGGTCACGCTGGCCTGCCTGAACCTGATGTTCTACATGGCGCTGCGCACGCTGCCGCTGGGGATCGCCATCGCCATCGAGTTCACCGGGCCGCTGGCGCTGGCGGTGTTCTCGTCGCGCCGCGCCATCGACTTCCTCTGGATCGCCTGCGCGGCGGCCGGGCTGCTGTTGCTGATCCCGACCGGCCAATCGGTGCACGACCTGGATCCCGTCGGACTGGCCTATGCGCTGGGCGCGGCGGTGCTGTGGGCGCTGTACATCATCTTCGGCAAGCGCGCCGGCCATATCCACGGCGGTCAGGCGACCTCGCTGGGCCTGACCGCGGCGGCCCTGGTGGCGCTGCCGGTGGGCGCCGCCCATGCCGGCACGGCGTTGCTGGATCCGTCGCTGATCCTGGCCGGCATCGCGGTGGGCGTGCTGTCCAGCGCGCTGCCGTATTCGCTGGAGATGGTGGCGCTCAAGCGCCTGCCGAACAAGACCTTCGGCGTGCTGCTCAGCATGGAGCCGGCCATGGGCGCGCTGGCCGGCGTGGTGGTGCTGAACGAGCAGCTGTCGGGCAACCAGTGGCTGGCCATCGGCGGCATCGTGATCGCGTCGGCGGGCTGCGCCGCCACCGCCAGACGCCGCGCGCCGCCCGCCCCCGCGCCGGACTGA
- a CDS encoding tripartite tricarboxylate transporter substrate binding protein, with protein MFTGIFRRLPRAALLAAALAASVAAVRPASAAEFPDHPIRWLVPFSAGGGSDIATRIVARHVADALGQPVVVENRPGAATIVAAQETARAAPDGYTLMTAGMSTLALNPWLYRKLPYDPQKNLAPVSTLVDLPIVLVVSPDSNLHTLADVIAYLKSDKAPSYASLGVGSPHHLAMELFLETVKGKATAIPYKGTPPALQDVASGVVPLMMADLAAARPLIQGGKLRPIAVPAARRSDQLPDVPTFAQAGGPAFEAAAWQGVVAPAGTPEPVIRKLSQAIEQALRAPEVVKQLKLQGMEPTGSTPEAFSAYARQEHERWGAVIRSKGITAD; from the coding sequence ATGTTCACAGGCATTTTCCGCCGCCTGCCGCGCGCGGCCTTGCTGGCCGCTGCCCTGGCGGCATCCGTGGCCGCCGTCCGGCCCGCGTCGGCGGCCGAATTCCCCGATCATCCGATCCGCTGGCTGGTGCCCTTCAGCGCCGGCGGCGGCAGCGACATCGCCACGCGCATCGTGGCCCGGCACGTGGCCGACGCGCTGGGCCAGCCGGTGGTGGTCGAGAACCGTCCCGGCGCGGCCACCATCGTCGCCGCCCAGGAAACCGCGCGCGCCGCGCCCGACGGCTACACGCTGATGACGGCCGGCATGAGCACGCTGGCCCTGAATCCCTGGCTCTACCGCAAGCTGCCATACGACCCGCAGAAGAATCTGGCGCCGGTGTCCACGCTGGTGGACCTGCCCATCGTGCTGGTGGTGTCGCCGGACTCGAACCTGCATACGCTGGCCGACGTCATCGCTTACCTGAAGAGCGACAAGGCGCCCAGCTACGCCTCGCTGGGCGTGGGCAGCCCGCACCATCTGGCGATGGAGCTGTTCCTGGAAACGGTGAAGGGCAAGGCCACCGCCATCCCCTACAAGGGCACGCCGCCGGCCTTGCAGGACGTGGCCTCGGGCGTGGTGCCCCTGATGATGGCCGATCTGGCCGCCGCGCGGCCGCTGATCCAGGGCGGCAAGCTGCGCCCCATCGCCGTGCCGGCGGCGCGGCGCTCGGACCAGTTGCCTGACGTGCCGACCTTCGCGCAGGCCGGCGGTCCGGCTTTCGAGGCCGCCGCCTGGCAGGGCGTGGTGGCGCCGGCCGGCACGCCCGAGCCGGTGATCAGGAAGCTGAGCCAGGCGATCGAACAGGCGCTGCGCGCGCCCGAGGTGGTCAAGCAGCTGAAGCTGCAAGGCATGGAACCGACCGGCAGCACGCCGGAAGCGTTCAGCGCCTATGCGCGGCAGGAGCACGAGCGCTGGGGCGCGGTGATCCGGAGCAAGGGCATCACCGCCGATTGA
- the otnI gene encoding 2-oxo-tetronate isomerase: protein MLKFAANLSMMYTEHAFLDRYAAAAADGFAGVECMSPYEAPAAFVRERLDAAGLRQVLINTPVGAAARGDRGLAALPGRQDEFRAGLEQALAYADALACPQVHVMAGLAPDGAPRAALLDCYRENLAWAASQARACNVTLLIEPINTRDIPGYILNRQDEAHAVAESVNAPNLKVQMDLYHCQIVEGDVSAKLRRYLPTGRVGHLQIAGVPLRHEPDQGELNYSWIYALLRELDYRGWIGCEYRPAGATSDGLGWLAAARA from the coding sequence ATGCTGAAGTTCGCCGCCAACCTGTCCATGATGTACACGGAACATGCGTTCCTGGACCGCTATGCGGCGGCCGCCGCCGATGGTTTTGCTGGCGTGGAATGCATGTCGCCGTATGAAGCGCCGGCGGCCTTCGTGCGCGAGCGCCTGGACGCGGCGGGGCTGCGCCAGGTGCTGATCAACACGCCGGTCGGCGCCGCGGCGCGCGGCGATCGAGGCCTGGCCGCGCTGCCCGGCCGGCAAGACGAGTTTCGCGCTGGCCTGGAGCAGGCGCTGGCCTATGCCGACGCGCTGGCCTGCCCGCAGGTGCATGTGATGGCCGGGCTGGCGCCCGACGGCGCGCCGCGCGCCGCGCTGCTGGACTGCTACCGCGAGAACCTGGCCTGGGCCGCGTCGCAGGCGCGTGCGTGTAATGTCACGCTGCTGATCGAGCCCATCAATACCCGTGACATTCCCGGCTACATCCTCAACCGTCAGGACGAGGCCCATGCCGTGGCCGAGTCGGTCAACGCGCCCAACCTCAAGGTGCAGATGGATCTGTACCACTGCCAGATCGTCGAGGGCGACGTCAGCGCCAAGCTGCGGCGCTACCTGCCCACCGGCCGCGTCGGGCATCTGCAGATCGCCGGCGTGCCGCTGCGGCACGAGCCCGACCAGGGCGAACTGAACTATTCCTGGATCTATGCGCTGCTGCGCGAGCTGGACTATCGCGGCTGGATCGGCTGCGAATACCGGCCGGCCGGCGCCACGTCGGATGGCCTGGGCTGGCTGGCCGCCGCCCGCGCGTGA
- a CDS encoding TonB-dependent receptor domain-containing protein translates to MQGKKEGSRRFARRAGAARKGLRPLAWALLAASGATAQAQQAAGQADAAATLAPVTVSANPLGLDLNSTTQPASVLEGDALVEKRGGTLGDTLDGLPGVHSDTFGGGASRPVIRGQTAPRVKALSDGSELMDASAISPDHAVTTEPLLAERIEVLRGPAALLYGGGAIGGVVNVIDKKIPTEVPEKGIAAEAEIRGATGTKERAGAIGITAGEGNFAVRVEGMKRRSGDYRVPDWSSSKLDGSYSESTQGTVGMSWITPRGYIGLAFTHLESKYGLPGHNHEYEGCHPHGTHLHCGGHDHGDEDGHDHDHGAEGGGVPYVKLRSNRTDLRAEYLDPFAGIEKIRLRGGLTDYQHQEIEGGEVGTTFKNRGYDLRLEAQHKPVAGWRGVVGMQTSYSDFRADGEEAFLPRSKTRANGIFLLEEYKLADWRFELGARQDWQTVSPQGGAPRSSLSGTSLSAAAIWNFAPEYSAALSLSRSQRLPTAQELYAKGVHLATNTYEIGNAGLGRETSHNIDLTLRKHSGATTFSASVFHNRVKNYIYANTLDRYEDFRLIEYTQRDAEFTGVEGELRHQFTPVFSAAVFGDYVRGKLTGGDGNLPRIPAARAGLRGNFKWQQWSAGVEYARVFSQKDIAAYENSTPGYNLVNAVVAYRGNYGSTGYEVYLRGTNLLNRLAYNHASFISSVAPLPGRSVLLGMRLTY, encoded by the coding sequence ATGCAGGGAAAGAAAGAGGGATCGCGGCGCTTCGCCCGCCGCGCCGGCGCGGCCAGGAAGGGATTGCGGCCGCTGGCGTGGGCGTTGCTCGCCGCCTCCGGCGCCACCGCGCAGGCCCAGCAAGCGGCCGGCCAGGCGGACGCCGCCGCCACGCTGGCGCCGGTCACGGTATCGGCCAATCCGCTGGGGCTGGATCTGAACAGCACCACGCAGCCGGCCTCTGTGCTGGAAGGCGATGCACTGGTCGAGAAGCGCGGCGGCACGTTGGGCGACACGCTCGATGGCCTGCCGGGCGTGCATAGCGATACCTTCGGCGGCGGCGCCAGCCGTCCGGTGATCCGCGGCCAGACCGCGCCGCGCGTGAAGGCGCTGTCCGACGGCTCCGAGCTGATGGACGCCTCGGCCATTTCGCCCGACCATGCCGTGACCACCGAGCCGCTGCTGGCCGAGCGCATCGAGGTGTTGCGCGGCCCGGCGGCGCTGCTGTACGGCGGCGGCGCCATCGGCGGGGTGGTCAATGTGATCGACAAGAAAATCCCCACCGAAGTCCCCGAGAAAGGCATCGCCGCCGAGGCCGAGATCCGTGGCGCGACCGGCACCAAGGAACGCGCGGGCGCCATCGGCATCACCGCCGGCGAAGGCAATTTCGCCGTGCGCGTGGAAGGCATGAAGCGCCGCAGCGGCGACTATCGCGTGCCAGACTGGTCCAGCAGCAAGCTGGACGGCTCGTACAGCGAATCCACGCAAGGCACGGTGGGCATGTCCTGGATCACGCCGCGCGGCTACATCGGCCTGGCCTTCACGCACCTGGAAAGCAAGTACGGCCTGCCTGGGCACAATCATGAATACGAAGGCTGCCATCCGCATGGCACGCATCTGCATTGCGGCGGCCACGATCATGGCGACGAGGACGGCCACGACCATGACCACGGCGCCGAGGGCGGCGGCGTGCCCTACGTGAAGCTGCGCAGCAATCGCACGGACCTGCGAGCCGAATACCTGGATCCCTTCGCCGGCATCGAGAAGATCCGCCTGCGCGGCGGCTTGACCGACTACCAGCACCAGGAGATCGAGGGCGGCGAGGTCGGCACCACCTTCAAGAACCGTGGCTACGACCTGCGTCTGGAGGCGCAGCACAAGCCCGTCGCCGGCTGGCGCGGCGTGGTGGGCATGCAGACGTCCTACAGCGATTTCCGCGCGGACGGCGAGGAAGCCTTCCTGCCGCGCAGCAAGACGCGCGCCAACGGCATCTTCCTGCTGGAGGAATACAAGCTGGCCGACTGGCGCTTCGAGCTGGGCGCGCGCCAGGACTGGCAGACGGTCTCGCCCCAGGGCGGCGCGCCGCGCAGCAGCCTGTCGGGCACCTCGCTGTCGGCGGCAGCCATCTGGAACTTCGCGCCGGAGTATTCGGCGGCATTGTCGCTGTCGCGCTCGCAGCGCCTGCCGACCGCGCAGGAGCTTTACGCCAAGGGCGTGCACCTGGCCACCAACACCTATGAGATCGGCAACGCCGGCCTGGGCCGCGAGACCTCGCACAACATCGACCTGACGCTGCGCAAGCACTCGGGCGCGACCACTTTCAGCGCCAGCGTGTTCCACAACCGCGTGAAGAACTACATCTACGCCAACACGCTGGACCGCTACGAGGACTTCCGCCTGATCGAGTACACCCAGCGCGACGCCGAGTTCACCGGCGTGGAAGGCGAGCTGCGGCATCAGTTCACGCCCGTGTTCTCGGCCGCCGTCTTCGGCGACTACGTGCGCGGCAAGCTGACCGGCGGCGACGGCAACCTGCCGCGCATCCCGGCGGCGCGCGCCGGCCTGCGCGGCAACTTCAAGTGGCAGCAGTGGTCGGCCGGCGTCGAGTACGCGCGCGTGTTCTCGCAGAAGGACATCGCCGCCTACGAGAACAGCACGCCCGGCTACAACCTGGTCAACGCCGTCGTGGCCTATCGCGGCAATTACGGCTCGACCGGCTACGAGGTCTACCTGCGCGGCACCAACCTGCTGAACAGGCTGGCCTACAACCATGCCTCGTTCATCTCCTCGGTGGCGCCGCTGCCTGGCCGCAGCGTGCTGCTGGGCATGCGCCTGACGTACTAG
- a CDS encoding M14 family metallopeptidase encodes MMQSRYFSDSYAQARERFLAAAKAVAARMASYPIEARGARDEALSTDVALIGDAKAERLLIMTSATHGAEGFCGSGCQLALLDDAPMLARARDSGVALLLVHAVNPYGFSWIARTDEGNVDLNRNAQPFDGRPLPENPGYGALHPLLLPESWPPTEANRREQERYIAEHGLAAYAQAVSRGQYTHADGLFYGGDRPAASLLNMRRILKEHAAAFSRIGWIDVHTGLGPRGHGEKIYAGRRDEAEVARARHWYGADIAVPYQGSSASVDITGQLASVIYDACPTSTPTLMALEFGTQPFADVVQALRGRNWLRAHPEASEDARRAILKATLDAFYCGDADWHGMVLGQSRVAVLQALCGLQDD; translated from the coding sequence ATGATGCAGTCCCGCTATTTTTCCGACAGCTACGCCCAGGCGCGCGAGCGCTTTCTTGCCGCCGCCAAGGCCGTGGCCGCGCGCATGGCCTCGTATCCGATCGAGGCGCGCGGCGCCCGGGACGAGGCCCTGTCCACCGACGTGGCGCTGATCGGCGACGCCAAGGCCGAACGGCTGCTGATCATGACGTCCGCCACGCACGGCGCCGAAGGCTTCTGTGGCTCCGGCTGCCAGCTGGCCCTGCTGGACGATGCGCCGATGCTGGCGCGCGCGCGCGATTCCGGCGTGGCCCTGCTGCTGGTGCACGCGGTCAATCCTTATGGCTTTTCGTGGATTGCGCGCACCGACGAGGGCAACGTCGACCTGAACCGCAATGCCCAGCCCTTCGATGGCCGTCCCTTGCCCGAGAACCCCGGCTACGGCGCGCTGCATCCGTTGCTGCTGCCCGAGTCCTGGCCGCCGACCGAAGCCAACCGGCGCGAGCAGGAGCGCTACATCGCCGAGCATGGCCTGGCCGCCTACGCCCAGGCCGTCTCGCGCGGGCAGTACACGCATGCCGACGGCCTGTTCTATGGCGGCGATCGCCCGGCGGCCTCGCTGTTGAACATGCGGCGCATCCTGAAGGAACATGCCGCCGCTTTTTCCCGCATCGGCTGGATCGACGTGCATACGGGGCTGGGGCCGCGCGGCCACGGCGAGAAGATCTACGCCGGCCGGCGCGACGAGGCCGAAGTGGCGCGGGCGCGGCACTGGTACGGCGCGGACATCGCCGTGCCTTACCAGGGCAGCTCGGCCTCGGTGGACATCACGGGCCAACTGGCCAGCGTCATCTACGATGCCTGCCCGACGTCCACGCCGACGCTGATGGCGCTGGAATTCGGCACCCAGCCCTTTGCCGACGTGGTGCAGGCGCTGCGTGGCCGCAACTGGCTGCGCGCGCATCCGGAAGCCAGCGAGGACGCGCGCCGGGCCATTCTGAAGGCCACGTTGGATGCCTTCTATTGCGGCGACGCCGATTGGCACGGCATGGTGCTGGGACAGAGCCGGGTGGCGGTGCTGCAGGCGTTGTGCGGCCTGCAAGACGACTGA
- a CDS encoding MFS transporter, which produces MSIAVAAVSGQPGLYTPSMRRRVIAGTTIGNALEFFDFTVFTFLMLVIGPLFFPAASGYGQLLLTTATFGVGFLMRPVGGMLIGSYADRHGRRAAMTLTLWLMGLGCGLIALAPTYAQMGIAGPVIMVLARLIQGFAAGGEVGASTTLLVEHAPPSRRGFYSSWQFGSQSLGVMLGALVVALLTAALTPEQMKDWGWRVPFVIGILTVPVGAYIRRNLEETLEPQPAPGAARARSDHQPLRRVLAGHKGAVAKGILLVIGGMVCAQIIGFYMPAYANKELGLPATSTLSASVVLGAIGFVAAPFVGLLADRVGRKRVIFWSRAATVAALLPCFQWLVSAPSSARLMTVIALLAILLALQTAPVITMLPELFPKAVRTTGMSVVYGLGISVFGGFAQFFVTWLLHVTRNPMAPAWYLMVTVTLSTVVLFWIQDRTGHDIDNQEA; this is translated from the coding sequence ATGTCTATCGCCGTCGCGGCCGTTTCCGGCCAGCCGGGGCTGTACACGCCTTCCATGCGCCGGCGCGTCATTGCCGGCACCACCATCGGCAACGCGCTGGAGTTCTTCGACTTCACCGTCTTCACCTTCCTGATGCTGGTGATCGGGCCGCTGTTCTTCCCGGCCGCCTCGGGCTACGGGCAGTTGCTGCTCACCACGGCCACCTTCGGCGTGGGCTTTCTGATGCGGCCGGTCGGCGGCATGCTGATCGGTTCCTATGCCGACCGCCACGGCCGGCGCGCCGCCATGACGCTGACGCTTTGGCTGATGGGCCTGGGCTGTGGCCTGATCGCGCTGGCGCCCACCTATGCGCAGATGGGCATCGCCGGGCCGGTGATCATGGTGCTTGCGCGCCTGATCCAGGGCTTCGCGGCCGGCGGCGAGGTCGGCGCGTCCACCACGCTGCTGGTCGAGCACGCGCCGCCGTCGCGGCGCGGCTTCTATTCCAGCTGGCAATTCGGCAGCCAGTCGCTGGGCGTGATGCTGGGCGCGCTGGTGGTGGCGCTGCTGACCGCCGCGCTCACGCCCGAGCAGATGAAGGACTGGGGCTGGCGCGTGCCCTTCGTGATCGGCATCCTGACCGTGCCGGTGGGCGCTTATATCCGCCGCAACCTGGAAGAGACGCTGGAGCCCCAGCCCGCGCCCGGCGCGGCGCGCGCCCGCTCCGACCACCAGCCGCTGCGGCGGGTGCTGGCCGGGCACAAGGGCGCGGTGGCCAAGGGCATCCTGCTGGTCATCGGCGGCATGGTCTGCGCCCAGATCATTGGCTTCTATATGCCGGCCTACGCCAACAAGGAACTGGGCCTGCCGGCCACGTCCACGCTGTCGGCCAGCGTGGTGCTGGGCGCCATCGGTTTCGTGGCCGCGCCCTTCGTCGGCCTGCTGGCCGACCGCGTGGGACGCAAGCGCGTGATTTTCTGGTCGCGCGCCGCCACCGTGGCCGCGCTGTTGCCGTGCTTCCAATGGCTGGTGTCGGCGCCGAGCAGCGCGCGGCTGATGACCGTGATCGCCTTGCTTGCGATATTGTTGGCGCTGCAGACCGCGCCGGTCATCACCATGCTGCCCGAACTCTTTCCCAAGGCGGTGCGCACCACCGGCATGTCGGTGGTGTACGGGCTGGGCATCTCGGTGTTCGGCGGTTTCGCGCAGTTCTTCGTCACCTGGCTGCTGCACGTCACCCGCAATCCGATGGCGCCGGCCTGGTACTTGATGGTCACCGTGACGCTTTCCACCGTGGTGCTGTTCTGGATCCAGGACCGCACCGGGCATGACATCGACAATCAGGAGGCATGA
- a CDS encoding LysR substrate-binding domain-containing protein has translation MNLRQLRTFVLIAEHGSIRAAARALHLTQPAATRNLRELEQSLDAELVRRSPKGVELTAYGQALYKRAVLILQETRRAQEEIGQMKDGAGGSLHLAVSSSALTVLPGALRDFRQRMPRVSVSFNEVAPPHSHELLESGHYDLLVQTEYGGQIDDGFTRATLYDLPLAVGARVGHPLRRARSLAELHEALWLVPGNIESPSNLLRLAYAAHGLPPPRDVIPCQSIAVGLALIAESDALGIFVRDLFEHQLLPRPLRMVPLDHALPAARVCIVTRADSPPTPAAQCFIDCLHAARDERGGKAGG, from the coding sequence ATGAACCTGCGCCAGCTGCGCACCTTCGTCCTCATCGCCGAACACGGCAGCATCCGCGCCGCCGCCCGCGCCCTGCACCTGACCCAGCCGGCGGCCACGCGCAACCTGCGCGAGCTGGAGCAAAGCCTGGACGCCGAGCTGGTGCGCCGCAGCCCCAAGGGCGTGGAGCTGACCGCCTACGGCCAGGCGCTGTACAAGCGCGCCGTGCTGATCCTGCAGGAAACGCGCCGCGCCCAGGAAGAGATCGGCCAGATGAAGGACGGCGCCGGCGGTTCGCTGCACCTGGCGGTCAGCTCGTCGGCGCTGACCGTGCTGCCGGGCGCGCTCAGGGACTTCCGCCAGCGCATGCCGCGCGTGTCCGTTTCCTTCAACGAAGTCGCGCCGCCGCACAGCCACGAACTGCTCGAATCCGGCCATTACGACCTGCTGGTCCAGACCGAATACGGCGGCCAGATCGACGACGGTTTCACCCGCGCCACGCTCTACGACCTGCCGCTGGCGGTAGGCGCGCGCGTCGGCCATCCGCTGCGCCGCGCGCGCAGCCTGGCCGAGCTGCACGAGGCGCTCTGGCTGGTGCCGGGCAATATCGAGTCGCCGTCCAACCTGCTGCGCCTGGCCTATGCCGCCCACGGCCTGCCGCCGCCCCGCGATGTGATCCCCTGCCAGTCCATCGCCGTGGGCCTGGCCCTGATCGCCGAAAGCGACGCGCTGGGCATCTTCGTGCGCGACCTGTTCGAGCATCAACTGCTGCCGCGCCCCTTGCGCATGGTGCCGCTGGACCACGCGCTGCCCGCCGCGCGCGTATGCATCGTGACGCGCGCCGATTCACCGCCCACGCCGGCGGCCCAGTGCTTCATCGACTGCCTGCATGCGGCGCGCGACGAGCGCGGCGGCAAGGCGGGCGGCTGA
- a CDS encoding hydantoinase/oxoprolinase N-terminal domain-containing protein, which produces MKHIGIDVGGTNTDAVFVQDNQVLGAVKSPTTSDVTTGVRRALAALIQACPQAAAPEAVMIGTTHFTNAVVQRRDLEPAAALRVCLPAAASLLPFCDWPEDLAQKVNGGTYLVQGGHEFDGRELMPLDERAVRDAARAIRASGVSTVAISGVFSPLIGDAELRAGEILKQEHPDCRITYSHQLGRIGLLGRENVALLNATLIDLAHKTTDAFVQALADSGIDAPLFLTQNDGTVTLAENARDFPVHSFASGPTNSMRGAVFLAKINDAVVCDVGGTTADVGCVQNGFPRQANNMVEVGGVRTAFRMPDLLSIGVGGGTLVNPDTLQIGPVSVGHRLLQEALVFGGNQLTCTDIAVAAGLADIGDRSRVAHLSAATVKGALARIHEAIAEASDRMKSDARDVPLIAVGGGSVLIPDRVAGFSEVARVANHAVANAVGAAIAQVSGEVDQIFTNLGREELLEQARKIAVGRAVAAGADADTVTVIEQEDIPLAYLPGNAVRARVRVVGEIAGRAG; this is translated from the coding sequence ATGAAACACATTGGCATCGACGTAGGCGGCACCAACACGGACGCCGTATTCGTGCAGGACAACCAGGTCCTCGGGGCGGTCAAGTCGCCCACCACTTCCGACGTGACCACCGGCGTGCGGCGCGCGCTGGCGGCGCTGATCCAGGCCTGCCCGCAGGCCGCGGCGCCCGAGGCGGTGATGATCGGCACCACCCATTTCACCAACGCGGTGGTGCAGCGGCGCGACCTGGAGCCCGCCGCCGCGCTGCGCGTGTGCCTGCCGGCCGCGGCCTCGCTGCTGCCGTTCTGCGACTGGCCCGAGGACCTGGCGCAGAAGGTCAACGGCGGCACCTATCTGGTGCAGGGCGGCCATGAGTTCGACGGCCGCGAGCTGATGCCGCTGGACGAACGCGCGGTGCGCGACGCCGCCCGCGCCATCCGCGCCTCGGGCGTGTCGACCGTGGCGATCAGCGGCGTGTTCTCGCCGCTGATCGGCGACGCCGAGTTGCGCGCCGGTGAGATCCTGAAGCAGGAGCATCCGGATTGCCGCATCACCTATTCGCACCAGCTTGGCCGCATCGGCCTTCTGGGCCGCGAGAACGTCGCGCTGCTGAACGCTACGCTGATCGACCTGGCGCACAAGACCACCGACGCCTTCGTGCAGGCGCTGGCCGACAGCGGCATCGACGCGCCGCTGTTCCTGACGCAGAACGACGGCACCGTGACGCTGGCCGAGAACGCGCGCGACTTCCCGGTGCATTCCTTCGCGTCGGGGCCGACCAACTCCATGCGCGGCGCGGTGTTCCTGGCCAAGATCAATGACGCGGTGGTCTGCGACGTGGGCGGCACCACCGCCGACGTGGGCTGCGTGCAGAACGGCTTCCCCCGGCAGGCCAACAACATGGTCGAGGTGGGCGGCGTGCGCACGGCCTTCCGCATGCCGGATCTGCTGTCCATCGGCGTGGGCGGCGGTACGCTGGTGAACCCGGATACCCTGCAGATCGGGCCGGTCAGCGTGGGCCACCGGCTGCTGCAGGAGGCGCTGGTGTTCGGCGGCAATCAGCTGACCTGCACCGACATCGCGGTGGCGGCGGGCCTGGCCGACATCGGCGACCGCTCGCGCGTGGCGCACCTGAGCGCGGCCACGGTGAAAGGCGCGCTGGCGCGCATCCATGAAGCTATCGCCGAGGCCAGCGACCGCATGAAGAGCGACGCGCGCGACGTGCCGCTGATCGCGGTTGGCGGCGGCTCGGTGCTGATTCCCGACCGCGTGGCGGGCTTCTCGGAAGTCGCGCGGGTGGCCAATCACGCGGTGGCCAACGCCGTGGGCGCGGCCATCGCGCAGGTGTCGGGCGAGGTCGACCAGATCTTCACCAACCTCGGCCGCGAGGAACTGCTGGAACAGGCGCGCAAGATCGCCGTGGGCCGCGCGGTGGCCGCCGGCGCCGACGCGGATACCGTCACCGTGATCGAGCAGGAGGACATTCCGCTGGCCTACCTGCCGGGCAACGCCGTTCGGGCGCGGGTGCGGGTGGTGGGCGAGATCGCAGGCCGCGCCGGCTGA